Proteins co-encoded in one Dreissena polymorpha isolate Duluth1 chromosome 12, UMN_Dpol_1.0, whole genome shotgun sequence genomic window:
- the LOC127852540 gene encoding uncharacterized protein LOC127852540: protein MIKSSVVQYIGAPVMKTNQSALQADGVTPLQIIGETHFYVSRGDTDLKLEALVVNDLDVDVLAGIPFMCTNDISIRPAKHEILIGGIEHVNYGSSKSDSPSNRVRRTQAFVLRAQSTSSVVWPGSFIELNVPSDIGPEDTVAIEPKHDSGISWIKPQVIESVGGCIRIANETQEPQRVLRHEHVGFIRNTETMKVGVLTPITGTQLSHQSVPKLHMSNTTCISTDPDKVLTDEQRMKFLTLGDKYDDVFASDISGYNGAVGDFKAVINMGPVQPPQRKGRVPQYAKDKLVELQKKFDELESQGVFSRPEDVGVTAEYLNPSFLVKKPQGGYRLVTAFSDVGRYSKPQPSLMPDVDSTLRTIGQWRYIIQSDLTSAFYQIPLSKQSMKYCGVATPFRGVRVYTRCAMGMPGSETALEELMCRVLGDFVQEGFVAKLADDLYCGANSVDDLLIKWERVLDALSRCGLRLAPSKTVICPKSTTILGWIWSAGQLSASPHRIAPLSLCTPPDTVKGLRSFIGAYKVLGRVLPNCSRYVSPLDDLAAGKQSHDKVGWTDSFLKSFKDAQAALHNHKSIVIPRPTDHLWIVTDGSVSQRGIGATLYVMRNDKLHLAGFFSAKLRKHQVTWLPCEIEALSIASAVKHFGPYIIQSTVSACVLTDSQPCVQAVEKLCRGEFSASPRVTSFLSTVSRFQISVRHLAGSANVPSDFASRNAPECSVPTCQICTFICNTEDSVVRNVCIDSIVNGTSRLPFATRSSWLQIQSECPDLRRTHAHLKQGTRPSKKLTKIKDVKRYLQVASIARDNLLVVKRSDPLLPPSELIVVPRAVLDGLVSALHIKLDHPSKHQLELVMKRHFYALDLSSSIETVTRQCHLCASLQSLPESAIKHTSEDPPEVVGMSFAADVLKRNQQTILVVRESVTCYTKACLIPDEKRDTLRDALVCLCTELHPLDGPPAVIRVDPAPGFASLQSDEALKRLNIVLEIGRVKNINKNPVAEKAIQELENELLRYEPGGGPVTCMGLAIVVARLNSRLRHTGLSSRELWTQRSQFTHVQLPVSDRDVILQRHDSRMKNHPHSEKSKSKASVPVRVGDVSVGDLVYLISDKSKLKARNRYLVVSCDEEWCFVKKFSGNQLRASSYKVKRSECYRVPYDKMCCERPLVYSDPDHESDDECVHSPTDSGPPAPSSIPATLTTPESVEPVPIIVYEPDMTSSFCEPPQVHVSPETSSMSMTSPDYTEPAQRPQRSRQPPKYLDDYVLE from the coding sequence ATGATAAAAAGCTCAGTCGTGCAGTACATTGGAGCTCCGGTGATGAAAACAAACCAGAGCGCGCTCCAGGCTGATGGTGTCACTCCATTACAAATCATTGGGGAGACACATTTCTATGTCTCGAGAGGTGACACTGATCTGAAATTAGAGGCTCTAGTAGTGAATGACTTAGATGTCGATGTTCTAGCAGGGATACCATTTATGTGTACCAATGACATTTCAATTCGACCTGCTAAACATGAAATACTGATCGGCGGCATTGAACATGTTAATTATGGCTCCTCCAAATCTGACTCGCCAAGTAACCGCGTACGACGCACACAAGCCTTTGTCTTACGAGCTCAGTCTACGTCATCTGTCGTATGGCCAGGTTCCTTCATTGAGTTGAATGTGCCGTCTGATATTGGACCTGAGGACACTGTGGCGATTGAGCCCAAACATGACTCTGGTATTTCCTGGATAAAACCGCAGGTTATCGAATCAGTTGGCGGTTGCATCAGAATCGCCAACGAGACACAGGAACCACAGCGAGTGTTAAGGCATGAACATGTTGGTTTCATAAGGAATACAGAGACAATGAAAGTTGGGGTTCTTACACCCATTACAGGAACACAGCTTAGCCATCAATCAGTTCCCAAATTACACATGTCTAATACAACATGCATCTCAACTGACCCTGATAAAGTGTTGACAGATGAACAACGCATGAAGTTTTTGACATTGGGTGATAAGTATGACGATGTGTTTGCGTCGGATATATCCGGGTACAACGGTGCCGTTGGTGACTTTAAAGCCGTTATCAACATGGGCCCTGTACAACCTCCCCAGCGTAAAGGACGGGTGCCACAATACGCGAAGGACAAGCTTGTCGAACTCCAAAAGAAATTTGATGAGTTAGAGAGTCAAGGAGTTTTCAGTCGCCCAGAAGATGTAGGTGTAACGGCTGAATACCTAAACCCGTCCTTCTTAGTGAAAAAACCACAGGGCGGATACAGACTAGTCACTGCGTTTTCCGATGTTGGACGATACAGCAAGCCTCAACCTAGTCTGATGCCCGATGTTGATTCCACTCTACGCACAATAGGACAATGGAGGTATATAATACAGTCGGACTTAACAAGTGCGTTTTATCAGATACCACTGTCAAAGCAGTCAATGAAATATTGTGGTGTAGCAACTCCATTTCGCGGTGTTAGAGTATACACTCGTTGTGCTATGGGAATGCCCGGATCAGAAACAGCTCTTGAAGAACTGATGTGCCGTGTACTCGGAGATTTCGTTCAAGAAGGGTTTGTCGCAAAACTTGCCGATGACCTTTATTGTGGCGCTAACTCTGTCGATGATCTATTGATCAAGTGGGAGCGTGTTTTAGACGCCTTGTCTCGATGTGGGTTGCGTCTAGCACCATCCAAGACTGTAATCTGTCCGAAGTCCACTACAATTCTTGGATGGATTTGGTCTGCTGGCCAGTTATCTGCAAGTCCTCACCGTATTGCCCCGTTGTCTTTGTGTACACCTCCAGATACTGTGAAAGGGTTGCGTTCGTTCATCGGTGCGTACAAGGTTCTCGGGCGTGTGTTGCCAAACTGTTCACGATATGTTAGCCCACTAGACGACCTAGCCGCTGGTAAACAGTCGCATGACAAGGTGGGGTGGACGGACTcctttttaaaatcattcaaagatGCACAGGCAGCACTGCATAATCATAAGTCGATTGTCATACCGAGACCCACAGATCATTTGTGGATAGTTACCGATGGTTCCGTGTCTCAGCGTGGTATAGGAGCAACCCTGTATGTGATGAGAAATGACAAGTTGCACTTGGCAGGCTTTTTCAGTGCCAAGCTGCGGAAACATCAAGTCACTTGGCTTCCGTGTGAAATCGAAGCTCTGAGCATCGCGTCCGCTGTTAAACACTTTGGCCCTTACATAATACAGTCTACTGTGTCGGCTTGTGTACTTACTGACAGTCAGCCTTGCGTACAGGCTGTAGAGAAGCTATGTCGCGGTGAGTTTTCCGCTAGTCCGAGAGTGACGTCATTTTTGTCAACTGTGAGTCGTTTCCAGATAAGCGTCAGACATCTTGCTGGCTCTGCCAATGTGCCGTCAGACTTTGCAAGTAGGAATGCCCCCGAGTGTTCTGTGCCAACCTGTCAAATCTGTACATTTATCTGTAATACTGAAGACTCTGTGGTTCGTAACGTCTGCATTGACAGTATTGTGAATGGAACATCGCGTTTGCCGTTTGCTACAAGATCCTCGTGGCTTCAAATTCAATCCGAGTGTCCAGATCTGCGACGTACACACGCGCATCTCAAACAAGGTACTCGTCCCTctaaaaaactaacaaagatCAAAGATGTTAAACGTTACCTTCAAGTCGCATCAATCGCCAGAGATAATTTACTGGTGGTAAAACGCAGTGACCCTTTATTGCCACCATCTGAGTTGATAGTTGTTCCTCGTGCCGTTTTAGACGGATTGGTCAGCGCTCTACACATTAAGTTAGACCATCCATCTAAGCACCAGCTTGAACTTGTGATGAAGCGTCACTTTTACGCGTTGGACTTGAGTAGCTCTATTGAAACTGTAACTCGGCAGTGCCACTTGTGTGCTTCATTACAGTCATTACCAGAATCCGCTATAAAGCATACAAGCGAAGACCCTCCAGAAGTTGTTGGCATGTCGTTCGCCGCAGATGTACTGAAACGTAATCAACAAACTATTCTAGTCGTGCGTGAGAGTGTTACCTGTTATACTAAAGCCTGTCTTATTCCTGACGAAAAAAGGGACACTTTAAGAGATGCTTTAGTGTGTTTGTGTACTGAGCTCCATCCATTAGACGGTCCCCCTGCAGTTATTCGTGTAGATCCCGCCCCGGGTTTTGCATCTTTGCAAAGCGACGAAGCCTTGAAACGTCTCAACATCGTGTTGGAGATCGGCCGTGTTAAGAACATAAACAAGAATCCTGTGGCTGAAAAGGCTATACAAGAGCTAGAAAATGAGTTGTTGCGGTATGAACCAGGTGGAGGCCCCGTTACTTGCATGGGCCTTGCTATTGTAGTCGCAAGGTTGAATTCACGTCTACGCCATACGGGCCTGTCTTCCCGTGAATTGTGGACCCAACGCTCTCAGTTCACTCACGTTCAACTCCCTGTGTCTGACCGTGATGTGATCCTCCAGCGGCATGATTCACGTATGAAAAATCACCCCCACAGTGAAAAATCTAAGTCCAAGGCTAGTGTTCCGGTACGTGTTGGTGATGTAAGTGTCGGTGATTTAGTGTATCTTATCTCAGATAAAAGCAAATTGAAAGCTCGCAATAGGTATCTAGTTGTGTCGTGCGATGAAGAGTGGTGCTTTGTTAAAAAGTTCTCGGGAAATCAGTTACGGGCTTCATCCTATAAAGTTAAACGAAGCGAGTGTTACCGTGTTCCGTATGATAAAATGTGTTGCGAAAGGCCTTTAGTGTACTCCGACCCAGACCATGAGTCTGATGACGAATGTGTTCATTCACCAACTGATAGTGGTCCCCCAGCACCTTCAAGCATTCCTGCAACATTGACTACGCCAGAAAGTGTAGAACCAGTTCCAATTATTGTGTATGAGCCGGATATGACGTCATCATTTTGTGAACCCCCCCAAGTACACGTGTCTCCAGAAACAAGTTCTATGAGTATGACCTCGCCCGATTACACTGAGCCAGCGCAAAGACCTCAACGCTCACGACAGCCTCCAAAATATCTTGATGATTATGTATTAGAATGA
- the LOC127852911 gene encoding craniofacial development protein 2-like gives MMFSALEMLNESFNFKPYLEKLIVQSLKDSTESLPVSRICLQHLNATLHAVTVYQESWALSKDNAEEEDKDAFYDALQSVLEDIPQHDVLMLLGDFNAKVCDNKDGKRTMGRHGVDVITNNGERLVNFCQQNNLVIRGTLLAHKEIHKLTWTSPDGRTQNQINHIIITYTRSIYRIKYIMRRRHCQ, from the exons ATGATGTTTTCTGCACTCGAAATGTTGAATGAGAGCTTCAACTTCAAGCCCTATTTAGAGAAATTAATTGTACAAAGTTTGAAAGACTCTACAGAAAGTCTACCAGTCTCTCGGATTTGTCTACAGCATCTGAACGCAACACTGCATGCAGTAACGGTGTACCAGGAGAGCTGGGCGTTGAGCA AAGACAACGCAgaagaagaggacaaggatgcattctacgacgcccttcaaagtgttttagaggacatcccccaacacgacgtgctgatgttgctcggcgacttcaatgctaaggtttgcGACAACAAAGACGGAAAGAGGACCATGGGAAGACATGGAGTGGATGTGATCACCAACAACGGGGAGAGACTAGTCAACTTCTGCCAACAGAACAATTTGGTCATAAGAGGGACCCTGTTggcgcacaaggagatccacaaacttacatggacatcaccagacggcaggacccagaaccagatcaaccacatcatcatcacctacacaaggtcgatatatcgtattaaatatatcatgcgtcgccgccactgccaataa